One Alnus glutinosa chromosome 3, dhAlnGlut1.1, whole genome shotgun sequence genomic region harbors:
- the LOC133863222 gene encoding E3 ubiquitin-protein ligase RSL1-like, with protein sequence MALTSTSDSLLLIDDFYFSALCDEEEVFPISDEKYAQELQLQEALMSSAISSTMKSESRVEEETGESTQSFCAICMDWKPTREMVINNSCAHSFCSDCTGKYVAISIQENISTVKCPDPKCRGLLEPQFCRSIIPPEVYDRWNDALCESLILAAEKFYCPFKDCSAMLVDDGGEVVTRAECPDCRRLFCAQCKVSWHAGIECREFQELSKDEREREDIMVMDLAKTKKWKRCVVFNFVMAADLIGVNPMDVENIKNEDKGPHVPNLGGRMLESTEREPGHASVVVMRATKIAPRQPWEEQGRKEAAISKDKDHLPRLKCMYSPQERLTRRQKKLKW encoded by the exons ATGGCATTAACATCAACTTCTGATAGCCTTCTCTTAATTGACGACTTCTACTTCTCAGCTCTCTGTGACGAAGAAGAAGTATTTCCAATCTCAGATGAGAAATACGCGCAAGAGTTACAGCTTCAAGAAGCTCTCATGTCCTCAGCAATCTCTTCAACAATGAAAAGCGAATCACGAGTGGAGGAAGAAACTGGTGAATCTACTCAAAGCTTCTGCGCGATTTGCATGGATTGGAAACCAACCAGGGAAATGGTCATCAACAATAGCTGCGCCCACTCGTTTTGTTCGGATTGTACTGGCAAATATGTTGCAATAAGTATACAGGAAAATATATCAACGGTAAAGTGCCCTGATCCGAAATGTAGAGGCCTCTTGGAGCCTCAGTTTTGCCGTTCCATTATTCCGCCAGAAGTGTATGATCGATGGAACGATGCCCTTTGTGAATCCTTGATTCTTGCGGCTGAGAAGTTTTACTGCCCATTCAAGGACTGTTCGGCTATGCTTGTCGACGACGGAGGGGAGGTTGTGACTAGAGCGGAGTGTCCGGACTGTAGAAGACTGTTCTGTGCTCAGTGCAAGGTTTCATGGCATGCAGGGATTGAATGCAGGGAATTTCAAGAACTAAGCAAAgacgaaagagagagagaagatatcATGGTGATGGACCTTGCTAAGACCAAAAAATGGAAGAGAT GTGtggttttcaattttgttatgGCTGCGGATCTAATTGGAGTCAATCCCATGGATGTTGAAAATATCAAGAAC GAGGACAAAGGCCCCCATGTACCAAATTTGGGAGGCCGCATGCTAGAGAGTACAGAACGAGAGCCGGGACATGCTTCTGTTGTGGTCATGCGGGCCACAAAGATTGCCCCGCGGCAACCATGGGAGGAGCAAGGCCGCAAAGAGGCAGCAATCAGCAAGGACAAAGACCACTTGCCCAGGCTCAAGTGTATGTACTCACCCCAGGAGAGGTTGACACGAAGGCAAAAGAAGCTGAAGTGGTGA